A part of Streptomyces sp. NBC_01497 genomic DNA contains:
- a CDS encoding DUF5999 family protein codes for MCQHQPACPSADSADREAAHPMVSRPEQGWSLLCNGVVLFEDTGELLPDGQIIAPHRPLRADQVAAAA; via the coding sequence ATGTGCCAGCACCAGCCAGCCTGTCCGAGCGCCGACTCCGCCGACCGCGAGGCGGCCCATCCGATGGTGAGCCGTCCCGAGCAGGGCTGGAGTCTGCTCTGCAACGGCGTCGTCCTGTTCGAGGACACCGGTGAACTGCTGCCCGACGGGCAGATCATCGCCCCGCACCGGCCGCTCCGGGCCGACCAGGTGGCAGCGGCGGCGTGA
- a CDS encoding glutamate--cysteine ligase, with amino-acid sequence MGEKVDAGGFDLAGREQYRKRLRQCLSVLGKLLAEKRFDKPRNLIGLEIELNLAGSDGLPRMMNNEVLSRIASHDFQTELGMFNLEVNIAPHRLNGRVFDQLAEELRAGLGYAHRKAEEVDAGIVMIGILPTLAHHDVGSGSLSAVDRYTLLNDQMRDARGEDFLLDIEGAERLVATSPSITPEAACTSVQLHLQVTQERFADVWNAAQAVAAVQIALGANAPFLFGKELWHESRPPLFEQATDVRPPELRVQGVRPRTWFGERWIDSPYDLFAENLRYFLPLLPIMSDEDPQKVLDDGGVPALQELSLHNGTIYRWNRPVYEVAEGVPHLRVENRVLPAGPTVTDVIANAAFYYGLVRALAEDSHPLWHRMPFSVAAENFDTACRHGIEAELRWPRHGRSSGLATRPAVDLVRDELLPLAAAGLDAWNIEPADRDLYLGVIEERCKRRTNGAAWQIGTFHRALDAGLERDAAFAATTRRYSELMHHGSPVHTWPVGFPGPGESGRLPTR; translated from the coding sequence ATGGGTGAGAAGGTCGACGCGGGGGGCTTTGACCTGGCCGGCCGCGAGCAGTACCGGAAGAGGCTCCGGCAGTGCCTCTCGGTGCTCGGGAAGCTGCTCGCGGAGAAGCGGTTCGACAAGCCCAGGAATCTGATCGGGCTGGAGATCGAACTCAATCTCGCGGGGTCCGACGGCCTGCCCCGCATGATGAACAACGAGGTGCTCAGCCGCATCGCGAGCCACGATTTCCAGACCGAGCTCGGCATGTTCAACCTCGAAGTGAATATCGCGCCGCACCGTCTGAACGGACGGGTCTTCGACCAGCTCGCCGAGGAACTGCGCGCGGGCCTCGGATATGCGCACCGCAAAGCGGAAGAGGTCGACGCCGGGATCGTGATGATCGGAATTCTCCCGACGCTCGCCCACCACGACGTCGGATCGGGAAGCCTCTCCGCCGTCGACCGCTACACCCTTCTCAACGACCAGATGAGGGACGCGCGCGGAGAGGACTTCCTCCTCGACATCGAGGGGGCCGAACGGCTGGTCGCGACCTCCCCGTCGATCACACCGGAGGCCGCCTGCACCTCCGTCCAGCTGCATCTGCAGGTGACGCAGGAGCGGTTCGCCGACGTCTGGAACGCGGCGCAGGCGGTGGCGGCGGTGCAGATCGCGCTCGGGGCCAACGCGCCGTTCCTGTTCGGCAAGGAGCTCTGGCACGAATCACGGCCGCCCCTGTTCGAGCAGGCCACCGACGTACGGCCGCCCGAACTGCGGGTCCAGGGCGTCCGTCCGAGGACCTGGTTCGGCGAGCGCTGGATCGACTCGCCCTACGACCTCTTCGCGGAGAACCTGCGCTACTTCCTGCCCCTGCTGCCGATCATGTCCGACGAGGATCCCCAGAAGGTACTGGACGACGGGGGCGTGCCCGCCCTGCAGGAGCTGTCCCTGCACAACGGCACCATCTACCGCTGGAACCGCCCGGTGTACGAGGTCGCCGAGGGCGTGCCCCACCTGCGGGTGGAGAACCGGGTGCTGCCCGCGGGGCCGACCGTGACCGACGTCATCGCCAACGCCGCGTTCTACTACGGGCTTGTGCGCGCCCTCGCCGAGGACAGCCATCCGCTGTGGCACCGCATGCCCTTCTCCGTCGCGGCGGAGAACTTCGACACGGCCTGCCGGCACGGCATCGAGGCAGAACTGCGCTGGCCCCGGCACGGCAGGTCGTCCGGGCTCGCCACCCGGCCCGCCGTGGATCTCGTACGTGACGAGCTGCTGCCGCTCGCGGCGGCCGGACTCGACGCGTGGAACATCGAACCGGCCGACCGGGACCTGTACCTCGGGGTGATCGAGGAGCGCTGCAAGCGGCGGACGAACGGGGCAGCGTGGCAGATCGGCACGTTCCACCGGGCGCTGGACGCGGGCCTCGAACGGGACGCCGCCTTCGCCGCGACGACCCGCAGGTACAGCGAACTGATGCACCACGGCAGCCCGGTGCACACCTGGCCCGTCGGCTTTCCGGGGCCCGGGGAGTCAGGGCGGCTGCCCACCCGGTAA
- a CDS encoding CPBP family intramembrane glutamic endopeptidase encodes MQVEAGPVTDSRPGQTPGDLTRGALRTETLIVLALSLGASGVSALISFVGSVTKGGSLKSQAANLNASAAPGRPWLDLTWQLFDIATALVPVVLVAYLLFREGSSLRAIGFDRRRPLFDLGWGAAIAACVGGIGIVFYLFAQGSGANLTVVPESLPDVWWKFPVLVVSAVQNAILEEVVVVGYLLRRLDRLGWTPLAALAGSALLRGSYHLYQGLGGFVGNMVMGIVFVLLYRRWGRVGPLVVAHSLMDIGAFVGYALLAGHVSWLPTL; translated from the coding sequence GTGCAGGTGGAGGCAGGGCCCGTGACCGATTCCCGCCCCGGACAGACGCCTGGGGACCTGACCCGCGGAGCGCTGCGGACCGAGACCCTGATCGTGCTCGCCTTGTCCCTCGGGGCGAGCGGTGTGTCCGCACTCATCAGCTTCGTCGGCTCTGTCACCAAGGGCGGTTCGCTCAAGAGCCAGGCCGCCAACCTGAACGCGTCGGCCGCGCCCGGCCGGCCGTGGCTCGATCTGACCTGGCAGCTGTTCGACATCGCCACCGCCCTCGTGCCCGTGGTGCTCGTCGCGTATCTGCTGTTCCGGGAGGGCAGCAGCCTGCGCGCGATCGGCTTCGACCGGCGCAGACCCCTCTTCGACCTCGGCTGGGGCGCGGCGATCGCGGCGTGCGTGGGCGGCATCGGCATCGTCTTCTACCTGTTCGCGCAGGGTTCGGGCGCCAATCTGACGGTGGTGCCCGAGTCGCTGCCCGACGTCTGGTGGAAGTTCCCTGTCCTCGTGGTGTCCGCGGTGCAGAACGCGATCCTCGAAGAGGTCGTCGTGGTCGGCTACCTGCTGCGGCGGCTCGACCGGCTGGGCTGGACCCCGCTCGCCGCCCTCGCCGGCAGCGCCCTGCTGCGCGGCTCCTACCACCTGTACCAAGGCCTCGGCGGCTTCGTCGGCAACATGGTCATGGGCATCGTGTTCGTGCTCCTGTACCGCAGGTGGGGGCGGGTCGGGCCGCTGGTCGTCGCGCACTCCCTGATGGACATCGGTGCCTTCGTCGGGTACGCGCTGCTCGCCGGACACGTCAGCTGGCTGCCCACGCTCTGA
- a CDS encoding NUDIX domain-containing protein produces MQTPHRPAARVLCLDLADRLLLLNWRDSLDGSLLWEPPGGGIEQGESPLVAARRELVEETGLDPSAVLDRWVPVDRDVWWMGRRHVGTEHFFVARFREERPALGRDGLLPGERDSLQGHRWVARPDLDALPDRVEPPGLPAILAALAPDARWAAPIRP; encoded by the coding sequence ATGCAGACCCCACACCGGCCGGCCGCACGCGTACTGTGCCTGGACCTCGCCGACCGCCTGCTGCTCCTCAACTGGCGCGATTCACTGGACGGTTCACTGCTGTGGGAACCGCCAGGCGGCGGCATCGAGCAGGGCGAGTCACCGCTCGTCGCGGCGCGGCGCGAACTGGTGGAGGAGACCGGGCTCGATCCGTCGGCGGTGCTCGACCGATGGGTGCCCGTCGACCGCGACGTGTGGTGGATGGGCCGCCGGCACGTCGGTACGGAGCACTTCTTCGTGGCGCGCTTTCGCGAGGAACGCCCCGCGCTGGGCCGCGACGGTCTGCTCCCCGGCGAACGGGACTCGCTCCAGGGCCACAGGTGGGTGGCCCGGCCCGACCTGGACGCACTGCCGGACCGGGTCGAACCGCCGGGCCTGCCCGCGATCCTCGCCGCCCTCGCCCCGGACGCCCGCTGGGCCGCCCCGATTCGCCCGTAG
- a CDS encoding PadR family transcriptional regulator — MHGTHGHDHGHGHERGPGFGPGPWGGGPHGRGGFEGLRAAFGPFGPPFGGPGGPFGGPGGPFGGGGRGRGGGRGRARRGDVRASIIALLKERPMHGYEMIQEIGERSGGAWRPSPGSVYPTLQLLEDEGLIESRSEGGKNLFTLTDTGRTEAESVPDAPWEDAGRGIDWDTMNEIRQAGLGLMEAFGQVWKTGSADQRKKALAVINDTRKKLYLILAADDESTENTGKTENTED, encoded by the coding sequence ATGCACGGAACACACGGACACGACCATGGACACGGACACGAGCGCGGACCCGGCTTCGGGCCCGGACCCTGGGGTGGCGGCCCGCACGGCCGCGGCGGGTTCGAGGGACTGCGCGCGGCCTTCGGGCCGTTCGGACCGCCCTTCGGCGGACCCGGGGGACCGTTCGGCGGACCCGGTGGACCCTTCGGGGGCGGTGGCCGCGGGCGGGGCGGCGGCCGGGGGCGTGCGCGCCGCGGTGACGTACGCGCCTCGATCATCGCGCTGCTCAAGGAGCGGCCGATGCACGGCTACGAGATGATCCAGGAGATCGGCGAGCGCAGCGGTGGGGCCTGGCGGCCCAGCCCCGGCTCGGTCTACCCGACGCTCCAGCTGCTGGAGGACGAAGGCCTCATCGAGAGTCGCAGCGAGGGTGGCAAGAACCTGTTCACGCTCACCGACACGGGACGCACCGAGGCCGAATCGGTCCCGGACGCGCCGTGGGAGGACGCGGGACGGGGGATCGACTGGGACACGATGAACGAGATCCGGCAGGCCGGGCTCGGCCTGATGGAGGCGTTCGGCCAGGTCTGGAAGACCGGCAGCGCGGACCAGCGCAAGAAGGCCCTCGCGGTCATCAACGACACCCGTAAGAAGCTCTACCTGATCCTCGCCGCCGACGACGAGAGCACCGAGAACACCGGGAAGACCGAGAACACCGAGGACTGA
- a CDS encoding O-methyltransferase, with the protein MTDARWTAVDAYFSDRLVPEDEALQAALRVSREAGLPPINVAPNQGKLLHLIAQIQGARRILEVGTLGGYSTIWLGRALPDDGHLVSLEADPRHADVARGNLAHAGLAGRTEVRLGPALDTLAALVEEGAEPFDLVFIDADKPNNPHYLEWALKLTRRGSVIIGDNVVRGGAVVDGDAADPTVRGVRDFLELMGRNPRLSATAVQTVGAKGYDGFSLARVIA; encoded by the coding sequence ATGACGGACGCTCGATGGACCGCCGTGGACGCGTACTTCAGCGACCGGCTCGTCCCGGAGGACGAGGCGCTTCAGGCCGCGCTGCGCGTGAGTCGCGAGGCAGGGCTGCCCCCCATCAACGTGGCCCCCAACCAGGGCAAGCTGCTTCACCTCATCGCTCAGATCCAGGGAGCGCGCCGCATCCTGGAGGTCGGCACGCTGGGCGGCTACAGCACGATCTGGCTCGGCCGCGCGCTGCCCGACGACGGGCATCTCGTGTCGCTGGAGGCCGATCCCCGGCACGCCGACGTGGCGCGCGGGAATCTCGCGCACGCGGGCCTCGCCGGTCGCACGGAGGTTCGGCTCGGGCCCGCGCTGGACACGCTCGCCGCGCTCGTCGAGGAGGGTGCCGAGCCGTTCGACCTGGTCTTCATCGACGCGGACAAGCCCAACAACCCGCACTACCTGGAGTGGGCCCTCAAGCTGACCCGGCGCGGCAGCGTGATCATCGGCGACAACGTCGTGCGCGGGGGAGCGGTCGTCGACGGGGACGCGGCGGACCCGACGGTGCGGGGCGTCAGGGATTTCCTGGAGCTGATGGGGCGCAACCCGAGGCTGTCCGCCACCGCCGTGCAGACGGTCGGCGCGAAGGGGTACGACGGGTTCTCGCTGGCGCGCGTGATCGCCTGA
- a CDS encoding Clp protease N-terminal domain-containing protein — protein MQCPTSRVTETPAALRADLDARITVELASVVAGARRRAHRDGDGQIDTAHLLHSLVESDPEVRDVFADDGQVVRVLGYLVQRSIGYGLRWHGTVEDSGAMPRVAPGGLGGWSPPAVLAMERALRRAGRRGAERAAGVDLLASLAADAECRAVEVLSRAGVDAAALAWRIAGG, from the coding sequence GTGCAATGCCCCACCTCGCGGGTGACCGAAACCCCCGCCGCCCTCCGCGCCGACCTGGACGCCCGCATCACCGTGGAACTCGCCTCGGTGGTGGCGGGTGCGCGCCGGCGTGCGCACCGGGACGGGGACGGCCAGATCGACACCGCTCACCTGCTGCACTCGCTGGTCGAGTCGGATCCCGAGGTGCGTGACGTGTTCGCCGACGACGGGCAGGTCGTGCGGGTGCTCGGCTACCTGGTGCAGCGGAGCATCGGCTACGGGCTGCGCTGGCACGGGACGGTCGAGGACTCGGGCGCGATGCCCCGCGTGGCGCCCGGGGGACTGGGCGGATGGTCGCCGCCTGCCGTCCTGGCCATGGAGCGCGCTCTTCGCCGCGCCGGGCGCCGGGGCGCCGAACGCGCGGCAGGAGTGGACCTGTTGGCGAGCCTGGCGGCGGACGCCGAGTGCCGGGCGGTGGAGGTCCTGTCGCGGGCGGGCGTCGACGCGGCTGCGCTGGCGTGGCGGATCGCGGGCGGCTGA
- a CDS encoding EamA family transporter, which translates to MRVTQGSLPGGRGTGLGLALISALAFGGSGVAAKPLIEAGLDPLHVVWLRVAGAALVMLPLAVRHRALPRQRPALIAGFGLFAVAGVQACYFAAISRIPVGVALLVEYLAPALVLLWVRFVQRRVVTRSAAVGVVLAVAGLACVVEVWSGLSVDPVGLLLALGAACCQVAYFVLSDHGSQGSDAADPLGVVAYGLLVGALVLTVVARPWEMRWGVLGGTARMDGTPVAAGLLLCWIVLIATVLAYMTGVVSVRRLSPQVAGVVACLEAVVATVLAWVLLGEHLSGPQIAGGIVVLVGAFVAQSSTPGKPAEAVVATGGKRAGGVVPEHTVKAGAGSPGDPGGAADAEGAPGADGLPGADGTGERGTPQERLSGGGAGT; encoded by the coding sequence ATGCGTGTCACTCAGGGCAGTCTCCCCGGCGGCAGGGGCACGGGCCTCGGCCTCGCGCTGATCTCCGCCCTGGCGTTCGGCGGCTCGGGTGTCGCCGCCAAACCACTGATCGAGGCGGGCCTCGACCCGCTGCATGTGGTCTGGCTCCGCGTCGCGGGCGCTGCCCTGGTCATGCTGCCCCTCGCCGTGCGCCACCGCGCGCTCCCACGGCAACGGCCCGCGCTCATCGCCGGGTTCGGGCTGTTCGCGGTGGCGGGCGTCCAGGCCTGCTACTTCGCCGCGATCTCCCGCATTCCCGTCGGGGTCGCGCTGCTCGTCGAATACCTCGCGCCCGCGCTCGTCCTGCTGTGGGTCCGCTTCGTCCAGCGCCGCGTGGTGACCCGGTCGGCGGCCGTGGGCGTCGTGCTCGCGGTGGCCGGCCTCGCGTGCGTCGTCGAGGTCTGGTCGGGGCTGAGCGTGGACCCGGTCGGACTGCTGCTCGCGCTGGGCGCCGCCTGCTGCCAGGTCGCGTACTTCGTCCTGTCCGACCACGGCAGCCAGGGGTCCGACGCCGCCGATCCGCTGGGAGTGGTCGCCTACGGCCTGCTGGTCGGCGCGCTCGTGCTGACGGTGGTGGCGCGGCCCTGGGAGATGCGGTGGGGGGTGCTGGGCGGCACGGCCCGTATGGACGGCACACCGGTCGCCGCGGGGCTGCTGCTGTGCTGGATCGTGCTGATCGCGACCGTTCTCGCGTACATGACCGGAGTGGTCTCGGTGCGCCGGCTCTCGCCGCAGGTCGCGGGCGTGGTCGCGTGCCTGGAGGCGGTCGTCGCGACGGTCCTGGCCTGGGTACTGCTCGGCGAGCACCTGTCGGGGCCGCAGATCGCGGGCGGGATCGTGGTGCTCGTGGGCGCGTTCGTCGCGCAGAGCAGCACCCCGGGCAAGCCCGCCGAGGCCGTCGTGGCGACGGGTGGGAAGCGGGCCGGCGGCGTGGTGCCGGAACACACCGTCAAGGCCGGTGCCGGGAGCCCCGGGGATCCCGGAGGGGCGGCGGACGCCGAAGGGGCGCCCGGCGCGGACGGGCTGCCAGGTGCCGACGGGACGGGGGAACGGGGCACGCCGCAGGAGCGGTTGTCCGGCGGCGGGGCCGGAACGTAG
- a CDS encoding DMT family transporter, which yields MSVGRGLLYLAVAGLAWGTAGAAGTLVYRVSDLGPFALSFWRCAGGLVLLLGALALRRRGGAGGRRDHTREGSAPRRAPVEPWRRRLLRISGSGIAFTVFQTAYFASVHSTGLAVGTVVTLGAGPVFIALGARVLMAERLGAGGLSAVLGALAGLGVLTLGGDGTGSAAVRPQGVALAVLSAAGYAAMTLLTRWLGRDGGRSDALATTAWACGIGVVALLPFALVTGAGAVPHTAHASEVIWLLVYVAAVPTALAYALYFAGAAVVRAATVSVIMLLEPVSAAIIAVWVLRERLTAATVAGTLLLLAAVVGLAGAEARASHRRRRGTPVA from the coding sequence ATGTCCGTCGGGCGGGGGCTGCTGTACCTCGCCGTCGCGGGCCTCGCCTGGGGTACGGCGGGCGCCGCCGGCACGCTCGTCTACCGCGTCAGCGACCTGGGCCCGTTCGCGCTGTCCTTCTGGCGTTGCGCGGGAGGCCTCGTGCTGCTGCTCGGCGCGCTCGCCCTGCGCCGGCGCGGTGGCGCCGGCGGTCGGCGTGATCACACGAGGGAGGGCTCAGCGCCGCGTCGGGCGCCGGTGGAGCCGTGGCGCCGGAGGCTGCTGCGGATCTCCGGATCGGGGATCGCGTTCACGGTCTTCCAGACCGCGTACTTCGCCTCGGTCCACTCCACGGGTCTCGCCGTCGGCACGGTCGTCACCCTCGGCGCGGGCCCGGTGTTCATCGCCCTGGGCGCCCGGGTGCTGATGGCGGAACGGCTGGGCGCCGGCGGGCTGTCGGCCGTACTGGGCGCGCTCGCCGGACTCGGTGTCCTGACACTGGGCGGTGACGGTACGGGCTCCGCCGCCGTACGCCCGCAAGGGGTGGCGCTCGCGGTGCTCTCCGCCGCCGGATACGCGGCGATGACACTGCTCACGCGGTGGCTCGGGCGCGACGGCGGCCGTTCGGACGCGCTCGCCACGACGGCCTGGGCGTGCGGGATCGGCGTGGTGGCGCTGCTGCCGTTCGCGCTGGTGACGGGTGCGGGGGCGGTGCCGCACACGGCACACGCCTCCGAGGTGATCTGGCTGCTCGTGTATGTGGCCGCCGTGCCGACCGCGCTGGCGTACGCGCTGTACTTCGCGGGTGCCGCGGTCGTCCGGGCCGCGACGGTCTCGGTGATCATGCTGCTCGAACCGGTCAGCGCCGCGATCATCGCCGTCTGGGTGCTGCGCGAACGGCTCACCGCGGCGACTGTGGCGGGCACGCTCCTGCTGCTGGCGGCGGTCGTCGGACTCGCCGGGGCGGAGGCGCGGGCTTCGCACCGACGCAGGCGGGGGACTCCGGTGGCGTGA
- a CDS encoding FMN-binding negative transcriptional regulator — protein MLIHPWDAPEEDRIWRAWLAEHDFGQLAVNGLPGEPPFVQPLHFAYDADAGAHGEVLTHLARPNPIWAAVEACPTVLLSVVDDYVFVPGPWQAPDDTPPEHGTPTSFYTAVQLTCRARIVDEAREKAALLNRQVAHFQQDGVTTPATPGEPPFGRMLPGIRVLRLEVSEVRAKFKYGSHKPESAQARTAEGLRARATPRDQAALAHHTRHRTGTGHGHPGPAGG, from the coding sequence ATGCTGATCCATCCCTGGGACGCCCCGGAAGAGGACCGGATCTGGCGCGCCTGGCTCGCGGAACACGACTTCGGCCAACTGGCGGTGAACGGCCTGCCCGGCGAACCGCCCTTCGTACAGCCGCTGCACTTCGCCTACGACGCCGACGCCGGCGCGCACGGCGAGGTGCTCACGCACCTGGCCCGCCCGAACCCGATCTGGGCGGCGGTCGAGGCCTGCCCGACCGTGCTGCTGAGTGTGGTCGACGACTACGTGTTCGTGCCGGGCCCCTGGCAGGCGCCGGACGACACCCCGCCGGAGCACGGGACGCCGACGAGCTTCTACACGGCCGTCCAGCTGACGTGCCGGGCACGGATCGTGGACGAGGCGCGGGAGAAGGCAGCCCTGCTGAACCGGCAGGTCGCCCACTTCCAGCAGGACGGCGTCACCACGCCGGCCACGCCGGGCGAGCCGCCCTTCGGCCGGATGCTGCCGGGCATCAGGGTGCTGCGGCTCGAAGTGAGCGAGGTCCGGGCGAAGTTCAAATACGGCTCGCACAAACCGGAGAGCGCGCAGGCGCGCACGGCGGAGGGACTGCGCGCCCGGGCCACCCCGCGGGACCAGGCGGCACTGGCCCACCACACCCGGCACCGGACGGGCACCGGTCACGGGCACCCCGGTCCTGCCGGGGGTTAG
- a CDS encoding pyridoxamine 5'-phosphate oxidase family protein, with protein sequence MPEADAVAAPHPIDIDYRPTDRTVPTRSKERARYDRELVHRVLDASYICHLGFVRDGAPVVLPTLYGRIGESLYVHGSTGSRPLRAAGARGAGEAAPGLPVCLTVTQVDGLVLARSAFHHSINYHSVVVHGVAHQVTDEAERRTALDAIVEHILPGRADDSRRANDKELAATSVVRLDLDEVSAKIRTGGPNDEPEDSGLPYWSGVVPVTAGYGKPLPADDLDPAIGLPGYLAEWSS encoded by the coding sequence ATGCCGGAAGCGGATGCCGTGGCGGCCCCCCATCCGATCGACATCGACTACCGCCCGACGGACCGCACCGTCCCCACCCGATCCAAGGAGCGGGCGCGTTACGACAGGGAACTGGTGCACCGGGTGCTCGACGCGTCGTACATCTGCCACCTGGGATTCGTCCGCGACGGCGCGCCCGTCGTCCTGCCCACGCTGTACGGGCGGATCGGCGAGAGCCTCTACGTCCACGGCTCGACCGGCTCGCGCCCGCTGCGCGCGGCGGGCGCCCGGGGAGCCGGCGAGGCGGCCCCGGGCCTGCCGGTCTGCCTGACGGTCACCCAGGTCGACGGCCTGGTGCTGGCGCGCTCCGCCTTCCACCACTCGATCAACTACCACTCGGTCGTCGTGCACGGCGTGGCCCACCAGGTCACGGACGAGGCGGAGCGGCGGACCGCGCTGGACGCGATCGTGGAGCACATCCTGCCCGGCCGCGCCGACGACTCCCGCCGCGCGAACGACAAGGAGCTCGCGGCGACGTCCGTCGTCCGGCTCGACCTCGACGAGGTCTCGGCGAAGATACGCACCGGCGGCCCCAACGACGAGCCGGAGGACAGCGGCCTGCCGTACTGGAGCGGAGTGGTACCGGTGACGGCGGGCTACGGGAAGCCACTGCCGGCGGACGACCTCGACCCGGCGATCGGGCTCCCCGGCTACCTGGCGGAGTGGAGCTCCTGA
- a CDS encoding aminotransferase class I/II-fold pyridoxal phosphate-dependent enzyme: MLGEYRIEGRRAAEIAASVERGVAAGDLAPGQMLPPLRELADEVGVNPNTVAAAYRTLRERGVIETAGRRGSRVRHRPASTPRGSLGMDVPRGVRDLSDGNPDVALLPPLHDALAAVARRNAERPALYGRGSQLDADLGRLARAGFDADGVPEGPTGVASGSLDVVERVLAAHLRPGDAVAVEDPGWGSLLDLVSALGLRPVPVGLDDDGPLPGDLARALESGVRAVVVTDRAQNPTGAAVGAVRAAELRALLAGHREVLLIEDDHGHAIVDVPLHPLAGATSHWALVRSVAKAYGPDLRLAVFTGDRLTVDRVTGRQRLGPGWVSNLLQRTVVELWEAGAVDVPAVAAAYGARRDALVAALAERGVPAHGRSGMNVWVPASDETGAVARLLQAGYAVAPGARFRIAAAQGLRITVSALTADGIAPLAGAVASAVRPAPARSYG; encoded by the coding sequence GTGCTAGGAGAATATCGAATCGAAGGTCGGCGCGCAGCCGAAATCGCCGCCAGCGTGGAGCGAGGGGTGGCGGCCGGCGACCTCGCGCCCGGGCAGATGCTGCCCCCGCTGAGGGAGTTGGCCGACGAGGTCGGTGTGAATCCGAACACGGTCGCGGCGGCGTACCGGACCCTGCGCGAGCGCGGAGTCATCGAGACGGCCGGACGCCGGGGCAGCCGCGTGCGGCACCGCCCCGCCAGCACCCCGCGCGGTTCACTGGGCATGGACGTGCCGCGGGGCGTACGCGACTTGTCCGACGGCAACCCCGACGTCGCGCTGCTGCCCCCGTTGCACGACGCGCTCGCCGCCGTCGCCCGGCGCAACGCGGAACGGCCCGCCCTCTACGGGCGGGGCTCCCAGCTCGACGCCGACCTCGGACGCCTCGCCCGGGCCGGCTTCGACGCGGACGGTGTCCCCGAGGGACCGACGGGCGTCGCGTCCGGGTCCCTCGACGTGGTGGAGCGCGTGCTCGCCGCGCACCTCAGACCCGGTGACGCCGTCGCCGTGGAGGATCCGGGCTGGGGCAGTCTCCTCGACCTCGTCTCCGCTCTCGGCCTGCGGCCGGTGCCCGTGGGCCTGGACGACGACGGTCCGCTCCCCGGGGACCTGGCGCGGGCACTGGAGTCAGGAGTACGCGCCGTCGTGGTCACCGACCGCGCGCAGAACCCCACCGGCGCCGCCGTGGGCGCCGTGCGCGCCGCCGAACTGCGTGCGCTGCTCGCGGGCCACCGGGAGGTGCTGCTCATCGAGGACGACCACGGACACGCGATCGTCGACGTGCCGCTGCACCCGCTCGCCGGGGCGACCTCCCACTGGGCGCTCGTGCGCTCCGTCGCCAAGGCGTACGGGCCCGACCTGCGGCTCGCGGTCTTCACGGGGGACCGCCTGACCGTCGACCGCGTGACGGGGCGCCAACGGCTCGGGCCCGGCTGGGTCAGCAACCTGCTCCAGCGCACCGTCGTGGAGTTGTGGGAGGCCGGGGCCGTGGACGTGCCCGCCGTGGCGGCCGCGTACGGCGCGCGCCGCGACGCCCTCGTGGCGGCGCTGGCGGAGCGCGGCGTCCCGGCGCACGGGCGCAGCGGGATGAACGTCTGGGTGCCGGCGTCCGACGAGACGGGCGCGGTGGCCCGGCTGCTGCAGGCGGGATACGCGGTGGCGCCCGGCGCCCGGTTCCGTATCGCGGCGGCGCAGGGTCTGCGGATCACGGTGTCCGCCCTCACGGCGGACGGCATCGCGCCGCTGGCCGGGGCGGTGGCGTCGGCGGTGCGCCCGGCGCCCGCCCGCAGCTACGGATGA
- a CDS encoding Rieske (2Fe-2S) protein, with product MTGTQKAARIVTRRTVVAAAGAAGLGAALVACGGGSDSAASDPAKGSSGGGDDGVLAKTSDIPEGGGKIFADQKVVVTQPKANEFKAFSAVCTHQGCTVGSVSDGTIQCPCHGSKYSIVDGSVKGGPAPKPLPPEQIKVSGGSISLA from the coding sequence ATGACGGGTACGCAGAAAGCCGCGCGGATCGTGACGCGCAGGACCGTGGTCGCGGCCGCGGGGGCGGCAGGACTCGGGGCCGCGCTCGTCGCCTGCGGTGGCGGCTCGGACAGCGCGGCCTCGGATCCCGCCAAGGGCTCCTCCGGGGGCGGCGACGACGGAGTGCTCGCGAAGACGTCGGACATCCCGGAGGGCGGCGGCAAGATCTTCGCCGACCAGAAGGTCGTGGTGACGCAGCCGAAGGCCAACGAGTTCAAGGCGTTCTCGGCGGTCTGCACCCACCAGGGCTGCACCGTGGGCTCGGTCAGCGACGGCACCATCCAGTGCCCGTGCCACGGCAGCAAGTACAGCATCGTGGACGGCAGCGTGAAGGGCGGGCCCGCCCCCAAGCCGCTGCCGCCGGAGCAGATCAAGGTCTCCGGCGGGTCGATCTCGCTCGCCTGA